DNA sequence from the Podospora pseudocomata strain CBS 415.72m chromosome 2 map unlocalized CBS415.72m_2.2, whole genome shotgun sequence genome:
TGACTACCCTCCCTTGCCATAGGTGAGTTTTTGCAAGATACACAGTTGGATGGAAGAGGTAAGTCAGCCAGGACGTGATGATTCTTTCTCTCCCTGGTGGAGAGAGGGGTGTGTAGATGCCCTGAATGATGATCAGCTAATAtgatatttttttttttttttttgcaaaCCCAAACTAATTAATCTTTTGAATTTGTGTAAGAATAATAATAgtaataataataataataataataataatcGTGATGATGCATGTGACCTTCCATTGTTAACAGAATTACCTTTTCAGTACGCGACACAAGGATCCAATCGATCGCTTGAAATTGTGCAGAATAATTATGATGATGTGAACTTGTTATCTTGACCTTTTCCTTTGAAAGAGTCGAAATAAAGATGGCATTTGTATTAATGTTGTGATGTGACTTTTGGGATTATAATAGCATCTGGGAGAAAGAATGGTTGATGTATAGCTGTATAGAAACAATCTAGCTAGCTAGGTGGTATTGTCTAAATCGTGGCATATTTAAACGCTGGTTGCCTGGGTGTGATGACGGGCAGGCATCACCACATATAcatatacatatatatatacatacatacatacataccacTTGGGCAAGCAAGCATTGACAGCCACTCCTGTAGTTTTTGACGGCGATCACGCTGGTACCGTGCAGCCGTCCGTCCGTCCTGCCCTGCCGGCCGTGTGACACTTGGGTTGAATGAGAGAATATACAAAGTTACGTCCacatacatatatatatatatatatacttTGCAAATTGAAGACTCTTGCTTTTCGGCTTGGGAAAAAATATACATATATATTATTGATACAGTTGTTCGCCAAAAGTTAAATTAAAAGTTACTGTTTTACCAACCCGAGAAGAAAAATATAGTACCATGCTCGTCTCCACCAGGGAGATAGATTATCGTGTGTCCTTTCCCTAACAATCGATTATTCTTGTGTTATCCACTCACCTCGCACATCATACATTCCGAGTGCTCACCTGTTCGTTCCTGACAATCTTGTTTGTTACTTCCAGCgccaaacctcctcccctttcttgCACCTGTCAGTGTAAACGCCCCTGCTCCTCTCCCGGCGTTGAACCCGCCCTTTGGGAGAGAAGTCGATGTCGTCGTACTCATcgtagtagtagtagtagtagtcAGAGTAGTCGTACCCTTCTTCAAAGTGTTCCTCAAGGTCAGTAGCTATGTACCTACTGACCAGAAGTTCTGATAGGTGGTGTACGCAGGATGGGTCGTAGCACCCGGGGTTGTAGGTATCATTGCAGCAGACAACTCCTGCTCTGGTTGAGGCCCAGCAAGGCCCGCAGaagtggggatggggacgTGTCATGCGAGCCATGATGCCGTTttgttgggggatggggggttaAGAAAGGGTTGACCTTACTTGATTTGCGTTGGGGggaagtgtgtgtgtgtgtgtgtgtgtgtgtgtgtgtgtgtgtgtgtgtgtgtgtgtgtgtgtgtgtgtgtgtgtgtgttgggtTGCAAGTGGTAGTTAGTCTGAAGACAATAGAACGTGTATGcggtatgtgtgtgtgatgaGACAAGTTGGTCTGTGATCAAAAGTGAGCCTTGATTGGAATGATGATTGATGATTGCGATGATGAGAAAAGAATGGTAGTTGAAGGTGAGAGGTGGAAAGGGCTTAAATACACGAGAGATAGGGCCTTGAGCAAGAGTTTGTTGGCAAGGACAGCAAGATTGAACGAATAACAGTTATCTTGAGAGCAGTACAATAGCTTTGTTCGAGAGTTGTAGCCTAAGAGGTCAATCCTAGATGGTGTGATAAGTCAAAattggtgggttggtgatgggattGGGCGATTGTTTTGATAGCCCCTTTTTGGTTCTTTGCTTTGTTACATGGCGGCCTGACAGTCACTCCGAGTTCTCAACAAAATCGGTGCCTTGAGTAGGTATCCAAGATAGCCTACAATGTTCGAGATTGTCTAAAGGCCATGCACAGACATCGTGGAGAGACATGAAATTCGAGGACTGTAAACAAAGCAGTCATGCGTATAATTTCTCTAGTATATATCATCCAAATAAGCCTTCTCGCACCCAAAAAGTTGTTGCTTAATCCATTAAGCCTCTGGTATCGTGGAATCGAATGTAAAACCtcgtccaaaaaaaaagaagattGGTATCATAGAATCGAAATTTGTGTGTAAAATCTTCCCACCGAGAAGCAAATCCCCCATCAAAGTTCCCTTCCCTTTCATAACCATTCTTTCAACAGTTCGAGACATCTCTCATCAACAAAAGAAATCTAAGACCTCCCCAACGGCGAGGGGGAACTCTCAACTAGTGTGTCCGGGCTGCTGATGCCGCCACTCCCATCACTcaactccctcttcaccgcGGGAATGGTAGGCGGTGACAGCAAACCCTCATCCTTGAGGACATCcttccccttgcccttgtcctcGGTATTCTCTTCCTTTATTGTTCGCAGAATTGGTGGCTCCGCAACAACAGGTTTGATCGTCTTTTCTGGTTTGGGCTgctgtgttgctgttgttggctgagGCGTGGCGGTGGAAGCAGGctcaaccacaacaccagTCAGGGGGGCCACCGGTATGATCCTCTTGTCTATCTTCagcacctccttcgccaaAGCCCGGATCCCATCGTAGATTATATCGGGCTGCTCAAACAGCAGTAGTGATGACGGAGGCTGCGAATCAACCCGGGAAGTGTGCAGCACCGAGTACGAGCCGTGCGCCCAGGCAGGTGGATAGAATGTCGACTGTGCCCTTCCCTGGTTTCCACCAATACCAGACAAATCAAGCTGCTCCACATCGTCCTTTTCGTtcgttgctgctggtgctgcagTCGCTGTCGAGGAAGAGTACGAACTCGCAAAGACTGTAATCGCAACTTTCGGCTTTGTTGGTGTTTTCGCCGGCAGCTGATGAGAAGAGTGATGCAGCGAAGTCCCCGACCAAAACCGCAACAGCCCTTCCGGTCCAGGTAACCAGGCCAAGTTCGTAAGTGTGATCAATTCCTCTCTTGTGAATGTCCCTGTTGATCCTACAACCCCACCATTGCCGCTGGCGATTTGTCGCAGGTGCCTCAACACAAAAGCCAGCATTCCAACTGGGGAGTCACACAGTCCGTATGCCAGGGTATTCGGGTCTCTTATCTCTGTgattggtggtgaggaagggtggGAGTAGTACCCCAGGAAGTCCCGCTCTTCATAGccagccacaccaccccTGAAGAACCAGGCTAGAGACCATTTTGCGAATTCGATGGGTGAGCTTGTGAGTTTTGGCGCGGAGAGGACAGGGGAGATTAGATGGGTTCCCAGGCAGGAGTCAGAGTA
Encoded proteins:
- a CDS encoding uncharacterized protein (MEROPS:MER0000432; EggNog:ENOG503P1A5; COG:S), translating into MADAVVGSPAADEVRPYKIHVVQVPTRHLHLARQKLELTRLPHEGSLPKSTEWWEPKPVIEPLIDYWLEKYNFRDIESNLNANIPQFRTSIALSESASPLRIHFIHARSSSANALPLLVLPPFPLTNLSLSHLINPLTTPSNPTHQAFHVVIPSLPGLGFSDSIPANRSPIDATASIFNTLMTSRLGYRHYLTTNTSPGSSSPSQIDFHLAHAISTTYSDSCLGTHLISPVLSAPKLTSSPIEFAKWSLAWFFRGGVAGYEERDFLGYYSHPSSPPITEIRDPNTLAYGLCDSPVGMLAFVLRHLRQIASGNGGVVGSTGTFTREELITLTNLAWLPGPEGLLRFWSGTSLHHSSHQLPAKTPTKPKVAITVFASSYSSSTATAAPAATNEKDDVEQLDLSGIGGNQGRAQSTFYPPAWAHGSYSVLHTSRVDSQPPSSLLLFEQPDIIYDGIRALAKEVLKIDKRIIPVAPLTGVVVEPASTATPQPTTATQQPKPEKTIKPVVAEPPILRTIKEENTEDKGKGKDVLKDEGLLSPPTIPAVKRELSDGSGGISSPDTLVESSPSPLGRS